In a genomic window of Candidatus Poribacteria bacterium:
- a CDS encoding geranylgeranylglycerol-phosphate geranylgeranyltransferase encodes MKTLIAYVELARPLNGIIAFISAWLGGMFASHGNVENLADIRLLLVSVAALVVISAGNAINDYCDYDIDRINRPRRPLPSGRIRRPNALIFAIVLIVIGIYLGTLININATAIATLVSVALVCYAFWLKRTPFVGNLVVSGLTGLTFIAGGVAIDSVQGTLIPAIFAFLFTTAREIVKDLEDTEGDLKNNVKTLATLNPRMAVWIAVGFMVSVILFSPIPYVLGWYSWHYLIGVLIGVDVVLIGLAIRLCRDASRASCASIQRWMKWDIFIGLGAIYLGF; translated from the coding sequence ATGAAGACATTGATCGCGTATGTTGAGTTGGCACGCCCACTTAACGGAATCATCGCCTTCATCTCCGCATGGCTTGGTGGTATGTTTGCCAGCCATGGCAACGTGGAAAATCTCGCCGATATCCGACTTCTATTGGTTTCCGTTGCCGCGCTTGTCGTGATCTCCGCCGGTAACGCCATAAACGATTACTGCGATTACGATATTGACCGTATCAATCGTCCGAGGCGACCGCTCCCTTCTGGACGCATTCGGCGTCCCAATGCGCTAATTTTCGCAATAGTACTCATTGTAATCGGCATCTATCTCGGAACCCTTATCAATATAAATGCAACAGCCATTGCTACCCTCGTGTCGGTTGCTCTTGTATGTTATGCTTTCTGGTTGAAACGCACCCCTTTTGTCGGCAATTTAGTCGTCAGTGGATTAACGGGTTTAACCTTCATTGCTGGAGGGGTAGCAATAGATTCCGTGCAAGGCACGCTTATTCCAGCAATCTTCGCCTTTTTGTTCACAACGGCTCGGGAAATCGTCAAAGACCTCGAGGATACGGAAGGCGACCTGAAAAATAACGTAAAAACACTTGCTACGCTCAACCCACGAATGGCTGTCTGGATAGCCGTCGGTTTCATGGTATCTGTTATTCTATTCAGTCCCATCCCTTATGTATTGGGTTGGTATTCATGGCACTACTTGATTGGCGTTCTCATCGGTGTCGACGTGGTCCTCATCGGTTTGGCAATCCGTCTGTGTCGAGATGCCTCCAGAGCAAGTTGTGCATCCATTCAACGGTGGATGAAATGGGATATATTCATCGGACTCGGCGCAATCTACCTCGGCTTTTAA
- the lpxD gene encoding UDP-3-O-(3-hydroxymyristoyl)glucosamine N-acyltransferase, whose translation MKLKEICDRLDGDLSGDGDIEITGVSGIKEALPSQITFVANPKYLAAIATTQAGAIIIGRGVNGNGKPTICVENPYWAFVKVIEMFAWDKNHRALPGVHETAILGKNVKLGERVSIQAFAYIADNVEIGDDTVIQPFVYIGEGTQIGSDGLIYPHVNIREEITIGNRVIIHCGAVIGSDGFGFAPVSSRHHKIPQIGTVVIEDDVEIGANTTIDRATLSETLIKRGTKLDNLVQIAHNVIIGEDCCLAAQVGIAGSTTLGDRVNIAGHGGAAGHLTLGEDSVVYAKSAVTKDMPAGSHLSGFPARPHKQELRIHAATRKLPELLPEFTKLQKRVAELETKLQELEDES comes from the coding sequence ATGAAACTTAAGGAAATTTGTGATCGCTTGGATGGCGATCTTTCTGGGGACGGTGATATTGAAATTACAGGGGTTTCTGGAATCAAAGAAGCACTCCCAAGTCAGATTACTTTTGTTGCTAACCCCAAGTACCTCGCTGCCATAGCGACAACACAAGCAGGCGCAATTATTATTGGCCGCGGTGTCAACGGTAACGGTAAGCCTACCATCTGTGTTGAGAATCCGTACTGGGCTTTCGTCAAAGTTATAGAAATGTTCGCGTGGGACAAAAACCACCGAGCACTTCCGGGAGTTCATGAAACCGCAATTTTAGGAAAGAACGTCAAACTCGGTGAACGCGTCTCTATCCAAGCGTTCGCCTATATCGCTGACAACGTTGAAATTGGAGATGATACCGTTATTCAGCCGTTTGTTTATATCGGCGAAGGAACTCAAATCGGCTCCGATGGTCTCATTTATCCACATGTCAATATTCGGGAAGAAATAACCATCGGGAACCGAGTGATCATTCATTGTGGCGCAGTTATTGGTAGCGACGGTTTCGGGTTCGCTCCTGTTAGCAGCCGACACCACAAAATCCCCCAAATCGGAACCGTGGTCATTGAAGACGATGTTGAAATTGGAGCGAACACTACCATTGATAGAGCAACACTCTCCGAAACGCTTATCAAACGCGGTACTAAACTGGATAATCTCGTCCAAATCGCACACAACGTTATCATTGGTGAAGATTGTTGCCTCGCGGCGCAAGTCGGTATCGCTGGCAGCACGACGCTCGGTGACCGCGTCAATATTGCGGGGCATGGAGGGGCAGCAGGGCACCTAACACTTGGCGAAGACAGCGTCGTTTACGCCAAATCCGCAGTTACAAAGGATATGCCTGCTGGTAGTCATCTATCTGGATTCCCCGCACGTCCTCACAAACAGGAACTACGTATTCACGCAGCGACTCGGAAATTGCCAGAATTGCTCCCCGAATTCACTAAACTCCAAAAACGCGTTGCGGAACTGGAAACGAAACTTCAAGAACTGGAGGATGAATCGTAG
- a CDS encoding OmpH family outer membrane protein, producing MKPFRLGAYQAHLTLLVIGLTVFCFSSGSIGQESFKIGVVNTQEVLEGSQEATDATELLQAASERLKTKLLQLENEIRTLQEKKAKTELFVERAQTADLDNEIRMKQQEYQREVQIGQQALLEKEQELMEPIYNGLQELIVKVGESENFDIILEKRLITLYVKKDYDLTQQLIGLMNEDSE from the coding sequence ATGAAACCATTTCGATTAGGTGCTTACCAAGCACATCTAACACTATTAGTTATTGGTCTTACAGTTTTCTGTTTCAGTTCAGGGAGTATCGGACAGGAATCTTTCAAAATCGGTGTCGTAAATACACAAGAAGTTTTAGAAGGATCCCAAGAAGCAACAGATGCCACCGAACTACTCCAAGCGGCAAGCGAACGCCTGAAAACGAAACTGCTGCAGTTAGAAAACGAGATCAGAACGCTACAAGAAAAGAAAGCGAAAACGGAACTCTTCGTGGAAAGAGCACAGACAGCGGATTTAGATAACGAAATTCGCATGAAACAGCAGGAGTATCAACGTGAAGTCCAAATCGGTCAGCAGGCATTGCTTGAAAAAGAGCAAGAACTGATGGAACCGATTTACAACGGTCTTCAAGAACTGATTGTCAAAGTCGGTGAGTCCGAAAATTTTGACATCATCCTCGAAAAACGACTCATTACACTTTATGTGAAAAAGGACTACGATTTGACGCAACAGTTAATCGGTTTGATGAACGAAGATTCCGAATAA
- the bamA gene encoding outer membrane protein assembly factor BamA: protein MNAPKYIFILISLFIGFAAITAFAEETEKPVFGPQAATITEQQTETQPDKETAADTTKDTGDLMLLVKKVSFEGVKTASEDMLLTLIQTQIGQEISEELLTQDLKSLFKDTGFFSELTVDVEPYEEGGLEVIYKVVESPKISGINIIGNENLSTGKLQDEITLRPSEIYSDRRRWESERALQQLYHEKGYYLVGIQTHLGNKDEEANTIQITFEINEGPRVRIEEINFIGNTNITANTLQKKLKTRTGKPFDQMLFEEEDLSLNLRNYYQDRGFAQVKVIGYEKRFTEDKTGLMLDITVDEGPEFIIGSYTLEVEAGAKNLFSEKKIRGMLDPAEGEVFNRATFDESIAKLQQAYLDKGYLLSEVAPSPTFNEVDGVVDIILKINEGDVIVIDKVIITGLEKTQEHVVKRELDFLDIKSDELLDVKALRKARQRLFQMGSFIRAVDFVPSDTSEENRKELRVNIAETPRTGMLSLGGGYGSEGGVFGVAEVGQNNFRGRAYRVHLKGELGTRDHHTAELSFGTPWILGTPTRLNARIYDNRRFRRYYGTVGALLNRQIGSNYLYDRYVWARRGASLTLGRPISYDIDLSVRFRNEHVESHNPDRELYNRSTRSILFSVGRDTRDYRTSLFDPTAGSFNTLSYEYSGGILGADNKFQKYYADSSLFYSGWWNHVIAVHARAGLMRSESTDAYFLFYERFFLGGVDSIRGYEDWEIYPDPDETGFINPYGGDKVFFANLEYRVPISQQLTAALFFDIGQVWDESTSNIFSEINMKRGLGLEARFTMLGMLVRLGWGYGLDRVTGEPAGKFHFTVGPGF from the coding sequence ATGAATGCGCCAAAATACATTTTTATTCTAATAAGTCTATTTATCGGATTCGCGGCGATCACCGCTTTTGCAGAAGAAACGGAAAAACCAGTATTTGGTCCCCAAGCAGCCACTATCACCGAACAACAGACAGAGACGCAACCCGATAAAGAAACGGCAGCAGATACCACCAAAGACACTGGCGACTTGATGCTCCTTGTCAAAAAAGTCTCTTTTGAAGGGGTGAAAACTGCCTCCGAAGATATGTTGCTCACCCTTATTCAGACACAGATCGGACAGGAAATCTCTGAAGAACTCCTCACGCAGGACCTGAAAAGCCTCTTTAAAGATACAGGCTTCTTCTCTGAACTCACAGTAGATGTAGAACCCTACGAAGAAGGCGGGTTAGAAGTCATCTACAAGGTCGTCGAAAGTCCTAAAATCTCCGGAATTAATATTATCGGAAACGAAAATTTGAGTACTGGTAAGCTGCAGGATGAAATTACACTTCGCCCCTCAGAAATTTATAGTGATCGGCGACGGTGGGAAAGCGAGCGTGCCCTACAGCAACTTTACCACGAAAAAGGGTACTATCTTGTGGGCATCCAGACCCACCTTGGGAATAAAGACGAAGAGGCGAATACCATCCAGATCACGTTTGAGATAAACGAGGGGCCGAGGGTGCGAATCGAGGAAATCAATTTTATTGGAAATACAAATATCACCGCGAATACGCTACAGAAAAAACTCAAAACCCGCACAGGTAAGCCCTTCGACCAGATGTTGTTTGAGGAAGAAGACTTATCTCTGAACCTCCGAAATTACTATCAGGATCGAGGCTTCGCACAAGTGAAGGTCATCGGTTACGAGAAACGATTCACAGAAGACAAAACCGGTTTAATGCTGGACATTACTGTTGACGAAGGCCCCGAATTTATTATCGGCAGCTACACACTTGAAGTGGAAGCCGGTGCTAAGAACCTCTTTTCAGAAAAGAAAATACGCGGGATGCTCGACCCTGCGGAAGGTGAGGTATTTAATCGCGCCACTTTTGACGAATCAATTGCAAAGTTACAACAAGCTTATCTCGACAAAGGCTACTTACTTTCAGAAGTCGCACCGTCTCCTACGTTCAATGAAGTCGATGGCGTGGTTGACATTATCCTGAAAATCAACGAAGGTGATGTCATCGTTATTGACAAGGTAATCATTACGGGATTAGAAAAAACACAAGAACACGTCGTTAAACGCGAGTTGGATTTTTTGGACATCAAGTCCGATGAGTTATTAGATGTCAAAGCACTGCGCAAAGCGCGACAACGTTTATTCCAGATGGGCTCCTTCATCCGTGCTGTTGATTTCGTCCCAAGCGACACCTCTGAAGAGAACCGAAAAGAGTTAAGAGTTAATATCGCAGAAACGCCACGAACAGGGATGTTAAGTCTCGGAGGCGGGTATGGCAGCGAAGGTGGGGTCTTCGGTGTTGCAGAGGTCGGACAAAACAATTTTCGCGGACGCGCGTATCGGGTGCATTTAAAGGGTGAGTTAGGCACGAGAGATCATCATACCGCCGAACTCAGTTTTGGAACACCTTGGATCTTGGGAACACCCACCCGGCTTAATGCCCGAATCTATGACAACCGCCGCTTCCGCCGCTACTATGGAACGGTCGGTGCCCTCCTTAATCGTCAGATAGGAAGTAACTACTTATACGACCGGTACGTTTGGGCGAGACGCGGGGCGTCTCTAACGCTCGGAAGACCCATCTCATACGACATTGATCTGTCGGTCCGTTTTCGGAATGAACACGTAGAATCACACAACCCAGACCGAGAGTTATACAACCGCTCGACACGGAGTATTCTGTTTTCCGTTGGAAGAGATACCCGTGATTATCGAACCTCCCTGTTTGACCCAACAGCGGGTTCATTTAATACACTCTCTTATGAATACTCCGGTGGTATTCTCGGAGCAGACAACAAGTTCCAAAAATATTATGCCGACTCGAGTTTGTTCTATAGTGGTTGGTGGAACCACGTTATCGCCGTGCACGCCCGCGCGGGTCTCATGCGAAGTGAAAGCACCGATGCATATTTCCTGTTCTATGAAAGGTTCTTCCTTGGCGGTGTAGATAGTATTCGTGGCTACGAAGATTGGGAAATCTATCCTGATCCAGATGAAACGGGCTTTATCAATCCTTACGGTGGTGATAAGGTATTCTTCGCAAACCTTGAGTATCGTGTCCCAATTTCTCAGCAGCTCACAGCCGCACTGTTTTTTGATATAGGGCAGGTGTGGGATGAAAGCACTTCAAACATCTTCAGCGAAATCAATATGAAACGAGGGCTCGGTCTTGAGGCTCGGTTTACCATGCTCGGTATGTTAGTTCGGTTAGGTTGGGGATATGGCTTGGATCGTGTAACCGGGGAACCCGCTGGCAAATTCCATTTCACAGTTGGTCCCGGCTTTTAA
- the ilvE gene encoding branched-chain-amino-acid transaminase has translation MLIYIDGEFLPKAEAKVSVFDHGLLYGDGVFEGIRSYNGGVFKLDEHLERLYDSAKSIMLEIPIPIETMKETVLETLRRNHLTEAYIRLVITRGVGDLGLDPDKCPKPSIIIIADKIALYPQKFYQEGLEIVTVSIRRNYSEAVNPRVKSLNYLNNILAKIEGKQSGAEEVLMLNAEGYVVECSGDNIFWVKNDVLVTPPVHMGILEGVTRNSVIDLARDAGMRVEERVFTRHDLYIADECFLTGTAAEVIPVVKIDRRAIGDGQPGKVTEKLIAAFRQFAHSCGTPIYTADV, from the coding sequence ATGTTGATTTATATCGACGGAGAATTTTTACCAAAAGCAGAAGCCAAGGTTTCGGTGTTCGACCACGGTTTGCTTTATGGAGACGGTGTTTTTGAAGGAATCCGTTCCTATAATGGCGGAGTTTTTAAACTCGATGAACACCTTGAACGACTTTACGATTCCGCGAAATCAATCATGTTAGAGATCCCTATCCCTATTGAAACGATGAAGGAAACGGTTCTGGAAACACTCCGTCGCAATCATCTCACGGAAGCCTATATTCGATTGGTTATCACTCGCGGCGTAGGAGATCTCGGACTCGACCCGGATAAATGTCCAAAGCCGAGTATTATTATTATTGCAGATAAAATCGCCCTCTACCCACAAAAATTCTACCAAGAGGGTTTGGAAATCGTAACCGTCTCCATCCGAAGAAATTATTCAGAAGCCGTTAATCCACGTGTTAAATCGCTGAACTACCTAAATAATATATTAGCAAAAATTGAGGGCAAACAATCCGGCGCAGAAGAGGTCTTGATGCTTAACGCAGAAGGTTATGTTGTTGAATGTAGTGGTGATAATATCTTCTGGGTAAAGAATGATGTCCTTGTCACGCCACCGGTTCACATGGGAATTTTGGAAGGCGTAACCCGGAACAGTGTTATCGATCTGGCACGCGACGCTGGAATGCGCGTCGAAGAACGCGTTTTTACACGGCATGATCTTTACATTGCTGATGAATGTTTTCTCACCGGCACAGCCGCCGAAGTTATACCTGTCGTGAAAATAGACCGACGCGCCATCGGAGACGGACAGCCGGGAAAAGTAACAGAAAAACTCATTGCAGCATTTCGACAGTTCGCACATAGCTGCGGCACCCCAATCTATACCGCTGACGTATGA
- a CDS encoding ABC transporter ATP-binding protein — protein MNRETLIRIEDLHKSYYDGESELPVLQGINLEIYMSELLAVVGASGVGKSTLLHIIGTLDRPTVGSVLYDEQDVFTLSDTELARFRNKEIGFVFQFHHLLPEFTALENVAMGALIASPNNKSVYKEAESLLDYVGLSERLAHYPSQLSGGERQRVAIARALINHPKVVLADEPTGNLDRRNSEAVLELLWDLNSKSGQTFVIVTHNQELAQQVDRVIQLVDGKVF, from the coding sequence ATGAATAGAGAAACACTTATCCGCATCGAAGATTTACACAAATCTTACTATGATGGCGAATCAGAACTTCCAGTTCTTCAAGGCATCAACCTTGAAATATATATGTCAGAATTACTCGCAGTCGTCGGCGCATCAGGTGTCGGAAAAAGCACACTGCTTCACATTATTGGGACACTCGACAGACCGACCGTAGGAAGCGTTTTATACGACGAACAAGACGTATTCACACTATCCGATACAGAACTCGCTCGATTTCGGAACAAAGAAATTGGGTTTGTATTTCAATTTCATCACTTATTACCGGAATTTACAGCACTTGAAAACGTCGCAATGGGGGCATTAATTGCATCACCAAACAATAAAAGCGTTTATAAAGAGGCGGAGTCATTGCTCGATTATGTTGGGCTATCCGAAAGGCTTGCCCACTATCCGAGCCAATTGTCTGGTGGTGAACGGCAACGCGTCGCCATTGCCCGCGCATTGATTAATCACCCAAAGGTTGTACTCGCTGACGAACCAACAGGGAACCTCGATCGGCGGAATAGCGAAGCAGTCTTAGAATTGCTCTGGGATTTGAATTCCAAATCCGGACAGACCTTTGTTATCGTAACACACAATCAAGAACTCGCCCAACAAGTAGATCGTGTTATACAACTCGTTGACGGAAAGGTTTTTTAG
- a CDS encoding ABC transporter permease, whose protein sequence is MGFEWFVASRYLRSRRKQSFISIISIISIGGVALGVATVILVIAVLDGVEQELKERFLANEAHVVLRLHDSSFFGSYEKRISQIESIEEVVATSPVVWAQSAIFRERSDTIQDVIYIKGIDPVQEDKVTDFSKFVDGSTELQDSEYIESARLIRDETITGGIVLGGRLAARLGVIKGDVLRLIVNLVKSPVNESMLIPDLANFVVIGFYESELAVYDNNFGFIHLQAAQKIYNKEDQVNTIFVRLTDAELAPRIARRIEDKVQFSVLEGMPDARTWMEMQAPLFSALRLEKIATVIIEALIILVASFNIASTLIMTVMEKTKDVGTLRTLGASRGNVMRLFMIQGSVIGVLGTVLGTVLGLVLCWLLSYNSERPSYWYALVLIVPIVLQVLIAFRRMIPRRKGWMFAISVLWLIVIGFALYCVVTPISLEELGLSQVYQMNQLPIQVNWFFVVFINVLSFLICWLATLYPAWQAANMNPVEALQHE, encoded by the coding sequence ATGGGATTTGAATGGTTCGTAGCCTCCCGCTACCTACGCTCACGGCGCAAACAATCTTTTATTTCAATTATCAGCATTATTTCCATTGGAGGTGTCGCGCTCGGTGTCGCCACAGTGATACTTGTCATTGCTGTATTAGACGGTGTTGAACAAGAACTCAAAGAGAGGTTCCTCGCAAATGAAGCACATGTTGTTCTTCGGTTGCACGATAGCAGTTTCTTTGGGAGTTACGAAAAAAGGATTTCACAGATTGAGTCAATCGAGGAAGTCGTCGCCACATCCCCCGTTGTTTGGGCACAAAGTGCCATTTTTCGGGAACGCAGCGATACCATTCAAGATGTCATTTACATCAAGGGCATCGATCCCGTTCAGGAAGACAAAGTCACCGATTTCTCAAAATTTGTTGATGGATCCACTGAGCTTCAAGATTCTGAGTACATCGAAAGCGCGCGACTCATCAGAGATGAAACGATCACAGGCGGGATTGTACTCGGCGGACGTTTAGCGGCTCGCCTCGGTGTCATTAAAGGCGATGTGCTCCGACTTATCGTGAATCTTGTGAAATCTCCTGTAAATGAGTCAATGCTCATACCGGACTTGGCGAACTTCGTTGTGATTGGGTTCTATGAGTCCGAGTTGGCGGTTTATGACAACAACTTCGGGTTTATTCATCTACAAGCCGCTCAAAAGATATATAACAAAGAGGATCAGGTAAATACGATCTTTGTTCGATTAACCGATGCGGAATTAGCACCTCGGATCGCCAGGCGGATTGAGGACAAGGTTCAGTTCTCCGTCTTGGAGGGAATGCCGGATGCGAGAACGTGGATGGAGATGCAGGCACCGCTCTTTTCAGCACTTCGATTGGAAAAGATAGCAACCGTCATCATTGAAGCACTCATCATCTTGGTCGCGTCCTTTAATATCGCAAGTACACTGATCATGACCGTAATGGAAAAGACAAAAGATGTTGGGACACTACGCACACTCGGGGCTTCACGCGGAAACGTTATGAGACTTTTCATGATTCAAGGGAGTGTCATTGGGGTGCTTGGAACGGTATTAGGAACGGTTTTGGGACTTGTCCTTTGTTGGCTTCTGAGCTATAATTCAGAGCGTCCGTCTTATTGGTACGCCCTTGTTCTCATTGTGCCAATAGTCCTACAAGTTCTAATTGCCTTCAGGCGAATGATACCTCGCCGTAAAGGTTGGATGTTCGCAATCAGTGTTTTATGGCTCATCGTAATAGGGTTCGCGCTCTACTGTGTTGTTACACCGATTTCGCTCGAAGAACTCGGGCTGAGTCAAGTTTATCAGATGAATCAACTACCGATACAAGTGAATTGGTTCTTTGTTGTTTTCATCAATGTGCTTTCGTTTTTAATCTGTTGGCTTGCGACATTATACCCAGCATGGCAAGCAGCGAACATGAACCCAGTTGAAGCCTTACAACATGAATAG
- a CDS encoding GNAT family N-acetyltransferase — translation MKSAPPLLTERLLLRSFTLEDAADLQRLVGEFDVASTLTNMPHPYEDGMAEKWIRSCYERFEKDEALNFAITLRTNKNLIGGIALRLDPKNENGELGYWIAKPYWNCGYATEAAKAVVAYSFEVLKLNRLHAKHFKRNTASGRVLEKIGMCYEGCFRQHIKKWDNFEDLMGYGMLKADYDSLAPISS, via the coding sequence ATGAAGTCCGCGCCGCCCCTCCTTACAGAAAGATTGCTACTTCGCTCGTTTACACTTGAAGACGCGGCTGATTTACAACGCCTCGTTGGTGAATTCGATGTAGCATCAACATTAACGAATATGCCGCACCCCTACGAAGATGGTATGGCTGAAAAATGGATTCGTTCCTGTTACGAAAGGTTTGAAAAAGACGAAGCACTCAACTTCGCAATTACGCTCAGAACGAACAAAAACTTAATTGGCGGGATAGCACTTAGACTCGATCCAAAGAACGAAAATGGTGAACTCGGTTACTGGATAGCGAAACCGTATTGGAACTGTGGGTATGCCACAGAAGCAGCAAAGGCTGTTGTTGCGTATAGCTTTGAAGTCTTGAAGTTGAACCGACTTCATGCGAAGCATTTCAAACGAAACACCGCTTCTGGACGGGTACTGGAAAAAATCGGGATGTGCTACGAGGGATGCTTTCGGCAGCATATAAAAAAATGGGATAACTTTGAGGATTTAATGGGATACGGGATGCTAAAAGCGGACTATGATTCATTAGCTCCTATCTCGTCTTAG
- a CDS encoding GNAT family N-acetyltransferase produces the protein MKTSPILHTERLILRLFTSEDAADVQRLANDPDMASTTDEIEYPYEDGTAEEWIQWCQEWFKDGERTNFAVTLRTDGTLIGKVGLAFRIHLPYKDAELGYWIGKSYWNRGYCTEAAKAVVAYGFRARDIELIYAYYFKRNPASGRVLQKIGMHYGEYIPKDSRTYFFEDTIQYRLLKCEFVEK, from the coding sequence ATGAAAACTTCGCCGATACTTCATACAGAAAGGTTGATACTCCGTTTGTTTACATCAGAAGACGCAGCCGACGTGCAACGTCTTGCTAACGATCCCGATATGGCATCGACCACTGATGAAATAGAATATCCTTATGAAGATGGGACGGCAGAGGAATGGATTCAGTGGTGTCAAGAATGGTTCAAAGACGGCGAACGTACGAATTTTGCGGTTACACTGAGAACAGACGGAACGTTGATTGGCAAAGTTGGTTTGGCCTTTCGGATTCACTTACCTTACAAAGATGCAGAACTCGGCTATTGGATTGGAAAATCTTATTGGAACCGAGGGTATTGCACTGAAGCCGCAAAAGCTGTTGTCGCTTATGGGTTCCGTGCGCGTGACATCGAACTGATTTACGCCTACTACTTCAAACGAAATCCGGCATCCGGGCGGGTGCTGCAAAAAATTGGGATGCACTATGGTGAATATATTCCCAAAGATTCAAGAACATATTTTTTTGAAGATACGATCCAATACCGTCTACTAAAATGTGAGTTCGTAGAAAAATGA
- the lysS gene encoding lysine--tRNA ligase: MEETKDIIQQRREKLDEIRKFGVEPYPHKYEPTHTTSAIHRDFADVQETPDETQKIRIAGRIMTKRDHGKSSFAHLQDSEGRIQIYVRRDDVGTEPYKIYRRFDTGDIVGAEGAVFRTRTGELTVLVDAVHLLSKSIRPLPEKWHGLQDKQTRYRQRYADLIMNPEVKDVFLKRTRIVQAIRDMLNAQNFIEVETPVLQPIYGGANARPFTTYHNTLEQSLYLRIANELYLKRLIVGGFDRVYEFSRDFRNEGMDRDHNPEFTMLELYQAYADYIQIMELTETLIADTAKIIHGTTKIHYQEHEIDLTPPWRRLSMVDAVREYSSIDPTTLSADELYKAAIDAGVDLAGDETKGKIIAELFDTFAESKLIQPTFITDYPIEVSPFAKKKPDTPEFVERFECFICGMEVGNAFSELNDPIDQRQRFLEQANSLEAGDDEAFMVDEDYLRALEYGMPPTGGLGIGIDRLTMLLTNQYSIRDVILFPQMRPER; the protein is encoded by the coding sequence GTGGAAGAAACAAAGGACATCATTCAGCAACGTCGCGAGAAGTTGGACGAAATTCGCAAATTTGGCGTAGAACCGTACCCACATAAATATGAACCTACACACACGACCTCCGCCATCCATAGAGACTTTGCTGACGTTCAAGAAACACCCGATGAAACCCAGAAAATCCGAATCGCTGGTCGGATCATGACGAAGCGCGACCATGGCAAAAGTAGTTTCGCACATCTGCAAGACAGTGAAGGCAGAATTCAAATCTACGTCCGACGGGACGATGTAGGGACAGAGCCGTATAAAATATACCGACGCTTTGATACTGGCGATATTGTCGGTGCCGAAGGAGCAGTCTTCCGGACACGCACAGGCGAACTCACCGTCCTTGTTGATGCTGTCCATCTCCTTTCCAAATCCATTCGACCGCTTCCGGAAAAATGGCACGGTTTACAAGATAAACAGACACGCTACAGACAACGCTACGCAGACCTCATCATGAACCCAGAGGTGAAGGACGTTTTCCTTAAAAGAACACGTATTGTTCAAGCAATTCGCGACATGCTCAATGCACAAAACTTTATTGAAGTCGAAACGCCCGTCCTTCAACCAATTTACGGTGGGGCAAACGCACGTCCTTTCACAACATATCACAATACATTGGAGCAATCACTCTATCTACGGATCGCAAATGAACTTTATCTCAAGCGTCTCATCGTAGGAGGGTTCGATCGTGTTTATGAATTCTCGCGCGATTTCCGAAACGAGGGAATGGACAGGGATCATAACCCCGAATTCACGATGCTTGAACTCTACCAAGCCTACGCAGATTATATCCAGATAATGGAGCTCACGGAAACCCTCATCGCTGACACCGCAAAAATCATTCACGGGACAACGAAGATTCATTATCAAGAACATGAGATCGATCTCACACCCCCTTGGCGTAGGTTGAGCATGGTCGATGCCGTTCGAGAGTATAGCAGTATTGATCCAACAACATTATCAGCTGATGAATTATACAAAGCCGCAATTGACGCAGGCGTTGACTTAGCGGGTGATGAGACGAAAGGGAAAATTATAGCTGAACTCTTTGACACATTTGCAGAATCGAAACTGATCCAGCCGACATTTATAACGGATTATCCCATTGAGGTATCACCGTTTGCCAAAAAGAAGCCCGATACTCCAGAGTTCGTCGAACGCTTTGAGTGTTTTATCTGCGGCATGGAGGTAGGAAACGCCTTTAGCGAACTCAACGATCCGATCGACCAACGCCAACGGTTTCTTGAGCAGGCGAACAGTTTAGAGGCGGGTGATGATGAAGCCTTCATGGTGGACGAAGATTATTTACGCGCATTGGAATACGGGATGCCCCCGACGGGTGGACTCGGTATCGGTATCGATCGGTTGACAATGTTGCTAACGAACCAATACTCCATCCGAGATGTCATCCTGTTTCCGCAAATGCGTCCGGAACGCTAA